A single region of the Gephyromycinifex aptenodytis genome encodes:
- the infB gene encoding translation initiation factor IF-2: MAKVRVYELAKELGVESKTLLNHLKEQGEFVRSASSTIEPPVVRKIRESFPAELASKSGGEKAAAPKPGAAPKPGAASSAPKPGAAKPGAATPAPPTAAPEAPAPAAPAAPAPANPAAKPRKAAPAPGPRPGPRPPAPAPEPAAVPEPQAPAEPKAPAAPAASTPAAPAAPAAEEAPAPRPAPAAPAAREQAKADAPRPGAPRPAAPRPGPRPGNNPFSSSQGMRGGRDGGGPPRPGNNPFAPSQGMPRPGGSGGPRPGPRPGGSAGAGAAAGPGAGSRPGPRPGGTGGAGAGAGAAAGAGSRPGPRPGGPRPNPGMMPDRAAVGRPGQRPGGGRPGAPGGGGGRPGGGGGFGGRPGGGGRGPARGATPGAFGRGGGRPVRGRKSKRAKRQEFEQMQAPSIGGVTVPRGDGKTIIRVRRGASLTDFADKINANPASLVTVLFHLGEMATATQSLDEDTFKILGGEIGYDIRVVSPEDEERELFEQFNIDLDAEAEAEDDDMLEPRPPVVTVMGHVDHGKTRLLDAIRQAKVIDSEAGGITQHIGAYQISFEHEGVTRPITFIDTPGHEAFTAMRARGAKVTDIAILVVAANDGVMPQTIEALNHAQAADVPIVVAVNKIDVEGANPAKVRQQLTEYNLVAEEYGGDTMFVDVSAKQGQNIESLLEAVLLTADAALDLRANPDKDARGVAIEANLDRGRGATATVLVQSGTLAVGDSIVTGSAYGRVRAMLDEHGNNLDVALPSRPVQVLGLSSVPRAGDTFIVARDDRTARQIAEKRESADRQASLAKARKRISLEDLNEALAAGKVDTLNLILKGDVSGSVEALEDALMQIDVGEEVDLRIIDRGVGAITLNNINLAAASSAVIIGFNVRAEGQNAEVAEREGVEIRYYTVIYQAIEEIEAALKGMLKPEYEEHELGTAEVREIFRSSKFGNIAGSIVRSGEIRRGAKARITRNGVVVAENVEIAGLRRFKDDVTEVRDGYECGINLGSYNDLQLGDLLSTYEMREKPRA; encoded by the coding sequence GTGGCCAAGGTCCGGGTTTACGAGCTCGCAAAAGAGCTCGGAGTCGAGAGCAAGACCCTGCTCAATCATTTGAAGGAACAGGGCGAATTCGTTCGCTCTGCCAGTTCCACCATCGAGCCCCCCGTAGTTCGCAAGATCCGCGAGTCATTCCCGGCGGAACTCGCGAGCAAATCCGGTGGCGAGAAGGCCGCTGCCCCCAAGCCGGGCGCAGCACCCAAGCCCGGCGCAGCCAGTTCTGCGCCCAAACCAGGCGCCGCAAAGCCAGGCGCTGCTACCCCGGCGCCGCCGACCGCAGCTCCCGAGGCGCCTGCCCCGGCAGCACCTGCGGCTCCGGCACCCGCCAATCCGGCGGCGAAGCCGCGTAAGGCGGCTCCGGCCCCAGGTCCGCGCCCCGGCCCGCGTCCGCCGGCCCCTGCTCCTGAGCCCGCAGCGGTTCCTGAGCCGCAGGCTCCTGCCGAGCCCAAGGCCCCGGCAGCGCCCGCCGCTTCGACTCCGGCGGCGCCCGCCGCACCGGCAGCCGAAGAAGCCCCCGCGCCTCGTCCGGCTCCGGCGGCACCAGCCGCTCGGGAGCAGGCCAAGGCCGATGCTCCTCGCCCCGGCGCCCCGCGTCCGGCGGCTCCTCGCCCCGGGCCTCGTCCGGGGAACAACCCGTTCTCCTCCAGTCAGGGCATGCGCGGTGGCCGCGACGGCGGCGGTCCGCCGCGTCCCGGCAACAACCCCTTCGCGCCCAGTCAGGGAATGCCGCGCCCCGGTGGCAGCGGTGGTCCCCGCCCGGGCCCTCGTCCCGGCGGCAGCGCCGGTGCAGGTGCGGCCGCGGGTCCTGGTGCGGGCTCGCGTCCCGGACCTCGTCCCGGTGGTACCGGCGGCGCTGGTGCCGGTGCAGGCGCAGCAGCCGGTGCAGGTTCGCGTCCCGGGCCTCGTCCCGGTGGTCCGCGTCCGAACCCCGGCATGATGCCTGACCGCGCTGCGGTGGGTCGTCCCGGACAGCGCCCTGGTGGCGGTCGTCCTGGCGCCCCCGGTGGCGGCGGCGGTCGTCCCGGTGGCGGTGGCGGCTTCGGTGGTCGTCCTGGTGGCGGCGGTCGTGGTCCGGCTCGCGGGGCAACCCCCGGTGCGTTCGGTCGCGGCGGTGGCCGTCCGGTTCGTGGGCGTAAGAGCAAGCGCGCGAAGCGTCAAGAGTTCGAGCAGATGCAGGCGCCGAGCATCGGTGGCGTGACTGTTCCTCGCGGCGACGGCAAGACGATCATTCGAGTGCGCCGCGGCGCATCGCTGACCGACTTCGCCGACAAGATCAACGCCAACCCGGCCAGCCTGGTCACGGTGCTGTTCCACCTCGGTGAGATGGCGACCGCAACCCAGTCACTGGACGAGGACACGTTCAAGATCCTCGGTGGCGAGATCGGTTACGACATCCGCGTCGTCTCACCCGAGGACGAAGAACGCGAGCTGTTCGAGCAGTTCAACATCGACCTCGACGCTGAGGCTGAGGCCGAAGACGACGACATGCTCGAGCCTCGTCCCCCGGTCGTCACCGTCATGGGTCACGTCGACCACGGAAAGACCCGACTGCTGGACGCGATCCGGCAGGCCAAGGTCATCGACTCCGAGGCCGGCGGCATCACCCAGCACATCGGTGCCTACCAGATCTCCTTCGAGCACGAGGGCGTCACTCGTCCCATCACCTTCATCGACACTCCTGGTCACGAGGCCTTCACGGCTATGCGTGCCCGTGGTGCCAAGGTGACCGACATTGCGATCCTCGTGGTCGCGGCCAACGACGGCGTGATGCCGCAGACGATCGAGGCGTTGAACCACGCCCAAGCGGCCGATGTGCCGATTGTGGTGGCGGTCAACAAGATCGACGTCGAAGGCGCCAACCCGGCGAAGGTGCGTCAGCAACTCACCGAGTACAACCTGGTGGCCGAGGAGTACGGCGGCGACACAATGTTCGTCGACGTCTCCGCCAAGCAGGGCCAGAACATCGAGTCGCTGCTCGAAGCGGTGCTGCTGACCGCAGATGCGGCTCTGGACCTGCGGGCCAACCCGGACAAGGACGCTCGCGGTGTGGCCATCGAAGCCAACCTGGACCGCGGTCGCGGTGCAACGGCAACGGTGCTCGTGCAGTCGGGAACCTTGGCGGTCGGCGACTCGATCGTCACCGGCTCGGCGTACGGCCGAGTGCGGGCGATGCTCGACGAGCACGGCAACAACCTTGATGTGGCGCTGCCGTCGCGTCCGGTGCAGGTGCTCGGTCTGAGCTCGGTGCCGCGCGCTGGTGACACCTTCATCGTGGCTCGGGATGACCGCACCGCTCGCCAGATCGCTGAGAAGCGTGAATCGGCCGACCGTCAGGCTTCCCTGGCCAAGGCTCGCAAGCGGATCAGCCTGGAGGACCTCAACGAGGCCCTGGCAGCAGGCAAGGTCGACACCCTCAACCTCATCCTCAAGGGCGACGTGTCCGGTTCGGTGGAGGCGTTGGAAGACGCACTCATGCAGATCGACGTCGGCGAAGAGGTCGACCTGCGGATCATCGACCGCGGTGTGGGTGCCATCACGCTGAACAACATCAACCTCGCTGCTGCATCGAGCGCCGTCATCATCGGCTTCAACGTGCGCGCCGAGGGCCAGAACGCGGAGGTCGCCGAGCGTGAGGGCGTCGAGATCCGCTACTACACGGTGATCTACCAGGCCATCGAGGAGATCGAGGCAGCCCTGAAGGGCATGCTCAAGCCGGAGTACGAAGAGCACGAGCTCGGCACTGCAGAGGTCCGCGAGATCTTCCGCAGCTCCAAGTTCGGCAACATCGCCGGCTCGATCGTGCGCTCGGGCGAGATCCGCCGCGGTGCCAAGGCACGCATCACCCGTAACGGTGTGGTCGTGGCTGAGAATGTCGAGATCGCCGGTCTGCGGCGGTTCAAGGATGACGTCACCGAGGTCCGTGACGGGTACGAGTGTGGTATCAACCTGGGTTCGTACAACGATCTCCAGTTGGGCGACCTTCTCTCGACCTACGAAATGCGCGAGAAGCCTCGAGCCTGA